In the Pseudorasbora parva isolate DD20220531a chromosome 5, ASM2467924v1, whole genome shotgun sequence genome, TAATTCATTTACATTCATACACTAAATGGGCCTCAAATATGTCAGTCAGCAATTGAGAGTATGCTCAATAAGATTAGCTTTTTCActaatttatttaacattagTCTGTTCAATCAAGCTGTTTGTTTAACCATTAAACCTGCATATCATTTTCTCcagagtttttgttttgtttttcaggaTCCATTGTCAATAAATTGTAGTTTTtagttatagtttttttttaatgtttgtttgttttttagtgTAAGGGTGCATAAAATTGAACAAAAGTGATATTAAAGACAGGCATAGATttagatttactaaacagggcaattTAATGTGAGAGTGCAATTCTAAAAAAGTGCAGATGGCAGTGGAAAGTTCTGCATGTGCTCTTCTGATGACAGATTGAAATACTGACAACTGACAAAAAATAAGAACACAGACGTAGATGGGTCATTTCCATAATGAGTGACCAATGCGATCTACCAAGGGCAGCGCAAATTACCATCTAGTTTAAGACACCAATACCAGTAAAATGACGAATGCAATCTATAGTAAAGTACCTtgcatgattaatttaaattctcttcctcccataaattttgcatctgaaaggTCAGCCGCAAAATAACTGTGCCCATGTCTTTTCAGTGCTAATTTCTCACTGTGTCTTTAGCAAAGACAGGTTTGTCAAAAAGAGGGTTTGCAATAGCACAAGATATTAGTAAATCTGACCCAtaacagcacaactgttttcaaaattgataataataagaattgtCTCCTgagcactaaatcagcatatcagaatgatttctgaaggatcatgtgacactaaagactggattAATGGCTTCGAAAAATTCCGCTTTCCCATAAACAGAAATACTAGTTCACGATATTACtgattttacagatttttttgtttctaTCAATTGATGCAGACTTGGATGAGTATAAAAGACTTTTAAATAACTAACCCCAAACAAAGTTTTGAGAGAAATGAAGGGTGTTTTTGGATGTCTTGCAGCTTTGCTGGTGGGCCAAGTGTGGATGATGTTGACAAGAAGAAAGACGTTCTCAACATTTTCTCAGTGGCCTCTGGACATTTATATGAACGCTTCCTGAGGTAGGATCACTACTTGTATGAACGCAACCACATGAGTGTTGTCTTTAGCTCCTCATGTTTCTTCTACTTCCCCTTTTTCCCCTTTTAGAATAATGATGCTGTCTGTCCTTCAACACACAGCAACTCCTGTCAAGTTCTGGTTCCTCAAAAACTACCTCTCCCCCTCATTCAAGGTAAGACTGCCATTCCCCAGCATAACGgttcactgactgactgatgaatattgtgcacaaaaaaatagCAAGAGCTGGCTGAAATGACAATTTCAAGTCTGATTGGCTGAAAACTAGGTTATTTTTGAGAGCCATGGTgcaaagatatatatatatatatatatatatacttcacAACTTTACAAAGTTTATGTCATAGCTTATTacatcagattttttattttattttttataagatataaaagtttttttgtgtgctgctTTGGTCTTAGATTGTGTTAGATTTcagatttatttatacattttttgttcGTTTGTAGGTGTAATTTAGCCAAAATTCTTGATTTATGTATTAATATGACAAAAATAAGATAATAAtgatcttttttattattattaaatgaaacgataaagaaaataagaaatattactattataatatttcattgtataataaaaaatgagtattaaaaaatatatgataaTAGTAAATTAAAATAGTAAAACTGTAAATAGTAAAATTAAAATAGTAGTAAAATAGTAAAATTTAAtagtaaaattaaaatacaaatttaatttcattttcaaATGTTAAACCATGAGCAGAACAGAAGCTTATACAATACATGCTCCAAATAAATCATTAACAGAATGGTTTGTCCTAATCTTAACCAAAGAAAATGTGCAAAAATTGATAGATACATACTTCTATCCCTTCATGTTTGCATGTGTACAGGACACAATCTCTCACATGGCAAAGGCATATGGTTTCCAGTATGAGCTGATCCAGTATAAGTGGCCCCGCTGGCTTCACCAGCAGACAGAAAAGCAGCGCATCATCTGGGGTCATAAGATCCTCTTCCTGGATGTCCTTTTTCCCCTGGCCGTTGACAAGATCATCTTTGTTGATGCTGATCAGGTGACCTTACATGTGAAAAACAacagtattttatttaacagtgtTTCGTCCACCCGAGAACGTCAATTCTGTCACCGACacatcctcatgttgttccaaactgaCAAGACACTTGTTCATCTTCATACAGTGAGCTTTGTTCTTGGTCATAATATTTTAAGGATCATGTCTCTCTAAAGACTCGGATTAAACTGTTCATAcgtttatacatttataatgtatttatgaatatctcaaaaaagttgtaTACAAATTGACTTTCAATAGGAAAACAGAAAATTCTTTGATTTCATTTAgcatatcttcatttgtgattTGACGAACAAAAGACTTGCAGGTATTAGAACAGCATGATTGGTTGAATTTTCACTTTAAAACATCTTAACTCTTGACAGTCCATAATATATCATATAGATATACTCGCATAATGAGTCAAGAACAAATATTAAGATGGCtgatattaattttattttatccaTCACTCTTAGAAGGGCAAATTGAACATTGCATTGTAGGATATACAGTATTATGTGCTGTGTGCTCTGTTGTATGCTGCACATTTTGACAGATTTAGTAGTAAAAATAGTAATAGTATGTTTGTTTATGCATCAATTTCCAACCTGTGAATCTGATTGAACAATGTATGTCTTACAGGCATGTTTAACATAACACCAGCCAAAATAATTCACATGCCATCAATTCATCCTGTTAGCGCATTAGCAAAAAGTGATCTCTTCTAATTGCAAAACAAGACGCTGTGAATGCTTTATATTTAGATTGTCAGGGCAGATTTGAAGGAGTTGAGAGATCTGGATCTAGAGGGCGCCCCCTATGGCTACACGCCATTCTGCGACAGCCGGAAAGAAATGGAAGGCTACCGGTTTTGGAAGACTGGTTACTGGGCCTCCCATCTTGGACACCGGAGATACCATATCAGGTTAGACTGAGAGACTGACAGATCACATTACTCACCATTGAAAACACAGAATATCACACTTGTCTTCAAATTTTGTATAAATTATAGAATGCTATATAGTTTTAAAATTTAgtattaaaagaaaatatgatGCTGTGAGATaagtaatattaaataaatgtggcCCTTATCATCCAGTGCATTGTATGTGGTGGACTTAAAGAAATTCAGAAAGATAGCAGCTGGAGACCGGCTCAGAGGGCAGTACCAAGCCTTGAGCCAAGATCCCaacagtctctccaacctggACCAGGTATTAACTTGTCATATTGCACAAGACAGCCGTATGTTAACAATTAGGGAAGGACTTTCATGTGATTTGAATGTTTCTCTTTGGGGTTTGATGCTAACAGGACCTTCCCAATAATATGATCCATCAAGTAGCCATCAAGTCCTTACCTCAGGAGTGGCTGTGGTGTGAGACCTGGTGTGATGACAATTCCAAAGCAACAGCCAAGACCATCGATCTGGTTAGTAAGCATTCACAACACACTATCTTTCAGCATGGGAGACACATTTGGGAGGTTGggaaagtaaataaaaaaacgaCATCAACTACTGTCATGATTATGTATGTAAAAGGATACAAAACGGTTTATATagctattttaaatgtaaaggtGGTTTTATATGGCCAACCTGGACACAAGCTAAATATGCTAAATAAGCTAAATACTCCCAATTGCACAGATtcctatttaaataaattggtAATACCTGTGAGATTTCACTGAACGCTAGTGTGAACACACTGAGCTTTTGATTGCAATTGTGGATTAAAGTGGTTGTTTTATATACATGTAACAATTTGTATTAGAACTTATAAGGTCTCATGTATAAGCAAACATGCTATCAACTATCAATGAGCAGcgttttacagcattttttcatttttcgttaatgtaaaataattgcttATGTTCACAGATACGACTTCTGATATAAAAAAAACGTaatagtaaatgtttaaattaacggttacactttattttaagatgtcattgttacagtatatatttaagtacgagtaatattaattatactaagtaataactacatgtacttactatagggttagggtatgGTGTAGGGTTAGTTGCGTGTAATTATGcacaatttactgttattactgtgGTACGTACATGTAacacatgtaacaaggacactgtaaaataaagtgctagcaaattaactaagattaataaatgctgtagaagttagttcatgttaatggGTATAATTAATGTAGTTGAATAATGTAACCAGACATAATGAGCCCTTATTGTAAAGTCTTACCAATAACATTAcagagtttaaatattttctatcTTCCAGCATAACCCCACGTTTTATTTGGattatatattttgcaataatgATCAAATTACTTTGCTTCATTTCATGAAAAAATTGCCTTGCAGACGATAAGCGAAATGATATCAGGTTGAAATGCCTGCAGTCTGATCATACCCAGATTTCTTCATTCCCACCCTGGCTAACGCACATACTCAAAGCGACAAAAATAGTAGTCTCATTTACACCCTCTTCCTCCCTGCCGGCTGCTCCTGGGAGGTGGAGAGGGAAACGTCTCATTAGAGACTGAAGTGAGGGAAATGTGTGTGAGGGTTGCAGCTCACTCACAGCACAGGCTGGACTCACTCTCTCAGCTTCAGAAGATTGCTGACCACTGCATTCTATTCAGCGCTCTCACCTCATTAATGTATACCAAGTTTAGTTGTGAAAGTCTTTTACTTTAGTTTTGTAGGGGTTTATTTTTACTATTGGCGTAATATGCAGTTGGGAGGGGTGGGACATGTCCTCACTACTTTTTGCCAGGGTCAATATTGTCCCCACGACTTACCTAATACATATCCAGTTGACTTGCAGAGCATTCATTTTGTTAGTTTTGTTAGTAAATGAGATGCGTTCTCTTGTGGCAcgtgcagtcttcacacagatgATCGCTTCAATATATCGCTTAACACTGTTGCAAAGGTTCTCTTTTCATTCTTGTGAAATCagaaaacaaaatgcacacaaacgtGTCCTTGctcttaaagagatagttcacccaaaaatgaaaattgtcatcatttactcaccctcaagttgttccaaacctgtatgagtttatttgttcttttttgttctttattctttgATTTCAGGATAAACCAGAGcagaatttatttgaaacagttgtcttttgtaacattataaatgtctttaaattgaatctacaggtccttctcaaaaaattagcatattgtgataaagttcattattttccataatgtaatgataaaatttaagctttcatatattttagattcattgcacaccaactgaaatatttcaggtcttttattattttattattgatgattttggcatacagctcatgaaaacccaaaattcctgtctcaaaaaattagcatatcatgaaaagtttctctaaacgagctattaacctaatcatctgaatcaactaattaactctaaacaccggtaaaagattcctgaggcttttaaaaactcccagcctggttcattactcaaaaacGCAATCATGGGTAcgactgccgacctgaccctgtccagaaggccatcattaacaccctcaagcgagagggtaagacagagaaagacatttctgaacgaataggctgttcccagagtgctgtatcaaggcacctcagtgggaagtctgtgggaaggaaaaagtgtggcaaaaaaacgctgcacaacgagaagaggtgaccggactctGAGGACaattgtggagaaggactgattccagaccttgggggacctgtggaagcagtggactgagtctggagtagaaacatccagagccaccgtgcacaggcgtgtgcaggaaatgggctacaggtgccgcattccccaggtcaagccacttttgaaccagaaacagcagcagaagtgcctgacctgggctacagaaAAGCAGCATGGACTGTTGGTCAAATTTTGCATGttattcagaaatcaaggtgccagagtctggaggaagactggggagaaggaaatgccaaaatgcctgaagacCAGTGtcagtacccacagtcagtgatggtctggggtgccatgtcagctgctggtgttggtccactgtgttttatcaagggcagggtcaatgcagctagctatcaggagattttggagcacttcatgtttccatctgctgaaaagctttatggagatgaagatttcgtttttcagcacgacctggcacctgctgacagtgccaaaaccactggtaaatggtttactgaccatggtattactgtgttCAATTGgtctgccaactctcctgacctgaaccccatagagaatctgtgggatattgtgaagagaaagttgagacgcaagacccaacactctggatgagcttaaggccgctatcgaagcatcctgggcctccataacacctcagcagtgccacaggctgatcgcctccatgccacgccgcattgaagcagtcatttctgcaaaaggattcccgaccaagtattgagtgcataacggaacataattatttgaaggttgacttttttgtattaaaaacacttttcttttatttgtcagatgaaatatgcaaattttttgagataataaaagacctgaaatatttcagttggtgtgcaatgaatctaaaatatataaaagtttaattttcatcattacattatggaaaataattaactttatcacaatatgcaaattttttgagaaggacctgaaTATGATGCGTCTTTGTTGAATAAACATAGTCTTTATGACCCGAAACTTTTTAACAGTAGTGTACGGTTTTAAATCAAATCACAACATTAATTTACTATATAATTTACTGCAAATCATTTCTTGCTTGTGTTCTCCTCACTGCCATGATCAAATTCAATAGCTCTCTGCCCAACCAGTCAAATATATGTATATGCTTGACAATTTGTTTCTCATGATCTTAACCTTTTGAGGAATATTCTTCAATACCTGAAATAATTTGTTactatttgttgttgttgagacTGGTGGGGTCAGACTAAGTAAAGTAACAGGTACGAGCTCACGTGGTGTCCTTCTGGTTTTGGCATCATTTCTTAGTTGATTTTATtgtctccccttttttgtaagtcgctttggataaaagagtctgctaaatgattaaatgatgtaacttttttttgtttgttttttactttctgTGCCAATGGCACAACGAAAGTGCCGTTAGGCTCTAAAAATGTGCTTTATGACTCAAAAGTCATTAAAGTGTTGATATCAAGCTATATTATAGATGAATGGCATTGGCAGTTTTCACTTGAAGTGCTCAAGAAATTAAATAAGGCCACTTAAGGCACTATTGGAAAAGGTGGAAGGAAGTGTTTTACCACCACAATTGACTGTTTTCTTTGGGTTGATTTATTGCAGTGCAATAACCCAAAGACCAAAGAGCCCAAGCTAAGTGCAGCCGTGAGGATTGTTCCAGAATGGACTGAGTATGACAATGAGATAAAGCGGTTTCTGAAACAGATGAAGGAGCAGAAGGAGAAAATTACCCAGACTACACCATCACAGCACACAGGTGAGACTTAATCATCActaaaatgacttttttttttcctcagtaAGCCTTGTGATTAAATAAGTTTATGAACATCATTTGTTTTTTAACAGGCACTCGACGTGAGGAACTTTAGCACTTGATGTTTGCACCAAAACTTCCTGTGAATCTTGAACTCAAATATACAGAGATGTTTTCCACAACAGAAACAATATGGAAATACACGCAAGGAAACAATAATGGTCATTTTTTTATGCATATAATGTTGAAAGATGGGTCCGTTTGAATACTTTCTGACTTCAAGATGTAAACTGTATGTAAACATAGCTTTTTATAAATTGTTGACAAAAAGAAGTAAAGAAATTGCAGTGTTATCTGATATTTTTGGCCAGTTTACAAACTCGCAGTGGCACTGGTGTATATAAGAGGAAAACATGCCAATATTGTGTACATTCCTCCAGAGAAGACAGTAAATGTAAACGcctttttgtaaaaacaaatttCAGTAAATATTCTGTCACCCTGTTTTATCAGTCAGTATTTGTAAATGAAGGGTACCTGAAATTTCAAATGGTTGCTTTATAACAAAGGTCTCATTCACTTTTAAATTCTGAATAATACAAAGTAAAGCTCTCGAAGATGTTTATTGCCAAAAGAAACCAAACAATTGTAAACTATTATGCGGGAGAATCAAGTTACTGTATTCATTGCTGTCAAAGTTTGTCAACAGAGCCAATCCCAGATATTGAGGCAGAGCTTTTACATTCCctgttttatttatgtttttaaattacATAATTGTCTCTGTACATGTTTAATTCTATGCCTTGATGTTCAAGGATGTGGATTTTCTCAGGAATAAAGTGATATTTTTATTCTGAGAAGGATAAGTcttatgacattttttaaatgtctaaaaCAGACAAAAGCAACCTATTCATTTAAATAAGCATTCATATCTCTTTAATTATTTACAGCATTATTTGATTCATAGAAAAATAGTGACATTTTCTATGTACATATTCTTAGGAATGAAACACTCAACATGTATAGGGGTAGCTTGGCAATTAACCTTGCACTCTGGATTGTAATATCCCTGAAAATAGAGGAGCTGcttcaaaaaacaacagttagCAAGCAGGATCACTTGACGGCCTGTTTCAAGGCGCTTGTAGTGTCAGAACCGTGCCTATGGGCAGGTTCAGAAGGTGCCTGTCCCTATTGGCTGACTCCAACACATATTGAGGCACTAGGTCCTTTTAGCCGAGCCTTAGTTGAAACCGAATTTGAAATTAAATGGTCCAGATCCGAAAGGATTGAATCCCTGGAAGTTGTCCCAGCCACTGTGgaagtggtgatggtgatgtCCTCCCCCCTGCTGACTCTCTGGATCCATGGGATCCTCACCCTGGTCAAACTTACTCCTCATCTCTGCAGATACAGAAGAACACAACTTACTCCTCATCTCTGCAGATACAGAAGAACACGATAACCACGGAACTTAAACCGAGCAACAACAGGGTAAAGTACACCATGTGCAGCACTAAAACATACCGGGGTCGGTGAGAACTTCTTTGGCTTGAGCGATGTCTATGAACTTCTTCTCtgcctttttcttttcttcttcatcCTGGAAGTTGTCTGGATGCCATTGCTGCGCCAACTTTCTGTATGCTTTTATGATCTCTTTCTTTTGGGCAGTTCTGAAACCACACCAGtttaatatgattattatacAGATTTCAAAATGAGTATTAGGCCTTCTCTATACAATAATCATCTGTTTATCTGACCTCTTCACTCCCAGGATCTTGTAGTAATCTCTCTTCTTGGACTGTTTGAGGAGCCGGTGTGCTCTCTCCAGGCCCTCCTTGATCTGCCGGTCATTCTCACTATGTTCTTTAGCACTCTCGAAGTCCTTAATCGCTGCCAAAAGAACAATCGTGTCACCACACCTGACAATTTTAAGTGCTATCTTAAGAAAACAGCATTAAAAGTTGCCAACCTGTTTATTCTTTGAAACAGGGAAGTAATTCAAAAAATTGCAGAGCATGAACATATTGCaaccttaaaaataaattaacattttaaaagccTTTACTGGTCTTAAACAACATTTGAGTTTTTCTTGCCATATGCAAGGCCAATTCTTCCAAGTCTTACTAAAAAGTAAACATGTCTGGTGAATCCAGAGCTACCTTCTTCATATTGGTCATCTTGGAGGAAGGCCTCTGCTCTGTCTTTCAAAGCATTCACATTATGAGGACCTGCATCCAGAACTTCACTGCACACTGAAATGGCTCTAGCAGTTTGTTGGTCCTGGGGGAAAAAGACCAAAACATTAGCCTAGacatctagacgcaccctagcggcatcaaatctaatctgccacgagtgtcgtctagcaactatcaatacccttctgagctgtaaacaccaaactctggccgggccaatcacattgtgtatagagtcggtgggcggggcttaacataatgacgagttgtacgtgcttctagtaaacacagaaactggcaaacagcggtctttcgaatcagctttgaccgtgactcttgAAGACTTGgaattaagcttttctctgagaaaagaacggcacagaaatcatttttaaaaagagaagatgtgttctgagttttgccgattggatacggcgaaagttcaactagctctgcttcacctttgttgctctggttggttgtagcgctatccaattgtgtgcacgcagcgtagagggagtttgaaagacaaccgtttatcccgcccctcggattgagccctgacAATGGTGAGTttacagaccaaacatctttacgtgggtctggcttgtcaggctaccaaaaCATTAATTCACCTTATTCTATCCATTACGAGCAGATGCAGTGTATGCTTTGGTAGATGGCGACACCTTGTGGTCATGGAGCTCAGTCTCACCTTTGACAAACAGTGGCATATACGTTCTCTGGCATTAAGTATGAACTGAGGAACATTTGGTTCAGTCTTCATAACTGACTCATATTTGCTAACTGCATCACTGTACCTGTGGATTTAGAAAAATAACCATTTAGTTGTCAATCAAAAAAAATACTTATTcagtattaaaaatataaaaaagtgacagtaaagagcaaataaatactgttctctTAAACTATTTAAAGAATTCTGCAAAACAATATATAATGGTGTccacaaatattaagcagaacaactgttttcaacattaataagaagaaatgtttcttgagcagctaatcagcatattagaatgcttTCTGAggtatcatgtgacactgatcccacagcaataaattacatttattagaatagaaaactaatattttacaattattggtttgtttgtttgtttggggttatatttttaatcaaattaacgTAGCCTTGCAGAGCATAAGAGGcatctttcaaaaacatgaacattttATTCTAAATATTACAGATCCCAtacttttgaatggtaatgtTCCTGTATAATATTTGTATCACTATTGATGTTaaagtttaataaatatttttggacATACTTCTCCTGCTTGATCAGTTCTTCAGCAGCCTGTATCTGTTTGTTGAGCTTCTTAACTTGCTTGTAGTGGCCGAAGCACTGCTTATGATCCGGGTCTAGTTTCAGACACTCCCTCACCTCACTGCACACAAAGAATAAACAGGATGTCACTCACTTTGGGCATAGTGTGGTAGCTACAGTTTGAACATTTATCTTTGAACTTTGCAGTTCTTTTCACATactattattaaaacaataaccACATGTTGACTTACTTGAGGGACATCTCATGGTCTCCTAGGTTGTAATAGATGGTGCTGAGCTTGTAGTAAGCCTGAGTGTTGTCACTTTTGAGTTTTGAAGCGGCCTTGAGGTCACTGATGGCTTTGCCCATTTCACCCAACTGAATAAAACACTCGGCCCGCATCTCTCTCGAGTCCGCATCCCAAACACACGTCTGAGAAGATGACAAGCAGATGTAATccattgtttgttttgtattttaaatgtgaatacTTTGCTGTTGACAATTAATATTGGTTCTGTAAAGTAAAAAACTAACAGGACATATCTGAACAATGAGTGCTCTAATTGAGCACAAACAATCCTTTTTTGCACCAGGACAAAAGCAGGATGGATCACCTACAGGAACCTCTAAGGTCAATACAACGTTTTGTATTAATAAAGGGAGGGACATTATCCAGGTCATTGCTATTTCAGTATCATTCATATACTATTATAATGTGCATTACTGTTTTGAATGAGAtcttatgtttgtttttttaaggttatttatttaaaggagTCACATAATTAAAGGATGGtgggtgtttttatttaaataaattacatatttaaagcaTTAAAAGGGATTTAAGGGAATAAAGAAGAAATAAGAACGGTAAGAGAAGCTCTATGATAGTTGAACTTTGCTGAAGTGAACAGAGTCAAAAGCAGAGATGCATGCGTGCGATGTACATAGGACATTCATTTATCATACAGtgattgactgtttttgttctatttcagcagcgaaaatagtttaaaacaaagattacaGCAGAACCAGTGCATCTAAAGTGACTTGCATAAAGTTGGCTTGACGTTGAATGCTTTATATTCACAAATTTAGGGCCAGGTTACATACAACATTGGTATACATGTTTCTAACTTTAATAGTATTTTGAAGATAATGACTTTCAGTCATAA is a window encoding:
- the dnajc3a gene encoding dnaJ homolog subfamily C member 3a gives rise to the protein MVAISPVAHKLLSYVPFVLVLIDLRYEGVNGGKDGGVENHLEMGKKLLAAGQLADALSHFHAAVDGDPKNYMAYYRRATVYLAMGKSKSALPDLSKVIELKPDFTSARLQRGNLLLKHGKLDEAENDFKKVLKSNPSSREEQEAQSQLKKSDEIQRLVAQAQSDFNRKDYGSAISHLDIIIDTCVWDADSREMRAECFIQLGEMGKAISDLKAASKLKSDNTQAYYKLSTIYYNLGDHEMSLNEVRECLKLDPDHKQCFGHYKQVKKLNKQIQAAEELIKQEKYSDAVSKYESVMKTEPNVPQFILNARERICHCLSKDQQTARAISVCSEVLDAGPHNVNALKDRAEAFLQDDQYEEAIKDFESAKEHSENDRQIKEGLERAHRLLKQSKKRDYYKILGVKRTAQKKEIIKAYRKLAQQWHPDNFQDEEEKKKAEKKFIDIAQAKEVLTDPEMRSKFDQGEDPMDPESQQGGGHHHHHFHSGWDNFQGFNPFGSGPFNFKFGFN